CTACAGTACCCATAACACCCTTGATATTTTGACATTTGAGTCTCCTTTTGGTTGTGAATACTAGCACTTGAGGTCTTTTTTATGGGGGGTCGTGGGAAATCAATCTGGAAAATGCGTTGGATATTCATAAATCAAGTTGGATTTCCCATATATTAGCATAGAAACACGTCTCTCACAAAATCCTTTTTCTCCTGCGCATCATGCTTTCACGTATTGGGATAGTTGAGACTATATTGGTTTTGGATTTGACAAAATTAGGTTTCCGATGTCCATATGAATGTATTCTGAGTCAAATTTTCATGTCTGTTTTGGAATTCAACCAAAAGGGGTTGCCTATCTTCATGCTCTTGCAGTTGTTTTTCATTGAATTGACTTAGCCAAGAGTACGGTAACAATGTGTGCGTGGACAAAAAGAGGCGTCGGCATTTTCTGTTGCTAAGATTGAACGAAATTAGAGAAGTTATTTGattacatcaatttgataaatgttAATGCTTGAATATACTTTTTGAAAAGTCATAGAATTTAATTCCATTTCCACGACAAGATTTAGAACCATATCTTAACTTTTTTATCTTAAATAACTTGGGTGGGACTATTGCCACacttttctatgtttttttatCTAAATACACCTCTTTTTTATTACCAAAGTGCCCCTCAGTTTCACGATAAtgtactttttctctctcctcactcgcAATCTCACTTCATCAGTCGCAgaatctcttcttttcttcccgCTTAAGTCTTCACTCTTCGTAGTGAAGATTTCTTCTGGTCATAAGTTCATCTTTTGATTTACTGTTGATACAAATAATGTTTTCTGTTTGGTATAGATTCCTTCAATTAAAGAGGCATTTTCTCCGAGTCCCCAAAGCCACATCTAGAGCTGTCAAATGGATAATGTCGAAAATGGTACGActcatattgatccatttaatccgttttaacATATTTTCATACTATACAAATCTAGCAACTTATAGCCGGCCCTAcccatattgttaaaacacttcaatattacATCCAGTTTAGAAAAGACTCATTTCTTATAAGAttctaaaaatatatattactaAAATGCTGTagacaattttcataatttaaaaaaatattatttttttatattttctcgtttctttcttactttttttttcttctacgtcCAATGAGGGTTGCTAGCTAACCGACGGCCAGCAAACCTTGCCGAATTTcgtagaaaaaaggaaaagaaataaatttttttatcaaaaatcagaaaattaaaaaaaattaaaaaaaattactcattTTAGACTCACTTAAACTTATTAGATAACTAATACATTTAAGATCTATTAACTTGTTAACtaaccatttatgacccattaagcttatttttaaacttaaagcaacatatttatgacaaaaattattaaatatgaattaaaatatgaaatctaaacccattttgccacccCTACCCGCACCCTATTAACTATGAAACATTAAACCTATAAACATTAATGGTGTATTTATTTCGGGAAAAAagtaatgatttgaaaaatatttttctaaaaatgattatttgtatttttttaaaattagttaGCGATAAAATTTTTATCATCAATTAAATCGCTGGGACATAAATTATCACCGATAATGGAAggaaaatttcatcgaataaTTCTAATTAacgatataaataattatttttaagaaaatatttttgaaattgttcCATTTCTGTGAGATAAACGCTTTttgagcaaaaagaaagaaagaataccATAGTATCCTGgagttattttctctttctttgccaTTTTAATGCAATTAGctggaaaattgaaaatatacacgTAGTCCATGTGGACATAGCAACGCCCCAGAAATTAGGTCCGCCCCAAGTTAGCTCATGCCTACCCATTAATCTCCCTTTGCATATCAAACAAAATAGAAGTACTCATATTTAATATTGacaagactccgtttgtttcacgaaaaataacttATAGGAAAACGATTTTCGGATTTTCCGACATttggttcgcgaaaaataagataacctaaaacattttccacccatgaaaaaaaaatccttaaaaaatggagaaaatgttttcctcttttcgagaaaagaaaaatattttccctcatctttgtTCCCTCAATACCTTTACATTCGTTTTCttttatactattttttttttttatcttttctccttcttcctccttcctccgctagtggtttcttcctccttcctccgccaaCAGCGGACTCGATGACAGCCTGCAGCCTAGCGATCGGCCATGACGCGGGCTCGTGAACGGGTGGCTCAACCGGTCTCGAGCTAGCCGGATTTGGGTGAGCTCGAGCTTGTCCAAGGACGGCCGGTCCCGGCGATCGCCGCCTCTTAAATAAAGAACTTTAGAAATGCAGCAACTCCTCTTAAATACACTTGCTAGTCTTGAGTCATTTCAAGTGatttgtattttctttcaattagGAGTTCAAGAGGTCGTGTGGGGGCGTGGCGTGTATGATGTGCTCAAACGCGGAGTAATCAATCTTTGATTACGGTAGAAACTGACGCTATACCTAAGAAGCACTCTTGCATAACTGCCGttcgtcatttttctttttccctctcggcaTGATTTTGTTGGTAAAAATTATTATCAACTCGCAACTGAAAGATGATGATATAATTATGTTAATCAAATGCACATAAAAGGAGCTTCTATTCTCGAATTCACAGACTAATTGGTTTGTATTATTAGGTGTTTTTTTACGTGTACCTAATTTTTAATGGAAAATAGAGTGTGCTTTTTGCTAATAAAATGGGAAAACGGGAAGGAGAGAACAAAGAGGGATGGAACAACTACACAGAAAAGGAACAATTATGAACAaaattcttaaacttattacacgacggccaattcggtcctaaattacttaattgtgctaatttagttataCACCTTTTGACAAtctaccaatttaatcataaacttttcaattatgctaatttagtcctaaaccttctgatgatttgtatttttttgatgatttgttaatatagttcttttggcctttttatttatttattttggtcagaagcaatattttcattttactcTGAAGAGAGGTACATAGCATAAAGATGAAAATCgtataaaataagtaaatctgaaagataaatcaacttggtacaACGTGTAGAGACTCGCTCATTCCATCACAAAGACGGGTCTGTCATAGCATCAAAGCCCAACCGGCGGCCAATCACCGAATCTTTCATTAATGATGAGCACACGTCGAGATGTCCTTCTCCACTTATaattttgccaaaaggcggtgcATGCCTAGATCTCTAGAGATATGGAATTCTAACATCTCTATCTACCAATTATCTCATTGATTACCAGAATTCTCTAAAATACCAGTGCACGTTACGCCATAAGACTTTTGACAACATCATTGAATACTCATGCTACCCTAGATCCCTAGAAATTTCCAGGCATGCCCGGTCAACTTAGCCGCTTCATCGGCCTGCGGTGCTTTGAAAACCTCCCCTCCACAACGTTTTTCGATACAATTGAGTGATACCCTTAGGGCCTCCACTTGCTTGATCAAATCCTCATCTTGGATTATCGGCTTCCTCATAGGGTTGCGATTCTTCCATCTCCTACGCCGTTCAATCTTGATTGCACGGCTCTTGAATCCCAACTCGTCCCACCAGCTTCTCCGAGCTAGCCCATCCATGTCCCAGCGATCAATCTATGCATATCAACCAAAAAGTACATGGATCTTCTGCGGATATTAAATTAGTGatctaaaattatattaatcACATCAACATCAAAAGGGCTTCTATTCTCGAATTCAGCGAATGAATTGGCTCGTACGGTCAAGTGTTTCTTACGTTGACCTAATAAATCTACAACACTAATCTTTCAACTGAATCCGAATGTAACATACAAATTAAGACACGGTAAGCATCTTTAGAACTTCAACTTTTGTCCCATACAaactttctctttttaattgGAAAGAGGAACGTGGGGAGTTTGATCCTCACCTTCGAGAAGAGCGGGGTGAAAATTCGTGAGGAGGAAATAGGGTTTCGCAACCCTGCATGCTCCTTTTGTCTCTAAGGAGACTTCCACcgcctttctatttttttattttttatttttttggagttgGTCTTCCTAACTTCTGTGCGAAGTTCCTCCATTTACTTAGCCGTCAAAATGAACAAAAGGCcacaaaaagagaaggaaaagaggaggaggagaaaacgTTGGACAGAAAAAGGAGCGACCTTTATTTTCCTattgggaagaagaaagaagacccGGCAAGGCATCCCAAGGAAAACACTTTGCGGTAAGAAGGCATCTCCCTTTACTCGATCAATCTCGTCCTCTCAGAATATTTTTGCTTTTCCACCCTTTTTCCCCTCCGCATTCCCCTCGCACTTTCTTGCCCCGCCCCCCATCTATCTcggcgcctctctctctctctctctctctctctctctctctctcgtgctctGATCTCCCcggattttttttggttctcTGGTTCGTCGAGAATCGCTTCGAGGATTTAGGGTTCTCAGCACTCCAGTTTGGACCTCTGTGCGGGTGGTTTAGCTCGCGACTGTTTGTGGGTACTGGTTTTGTCTGCCatattttttgcttgattgcTTGTTGCTGCTCTCCGAGGTATCGTGGGCATGTCTGGGTTCTGCTCTTTCTGCTTTGTCGTCTCGATTTTTGCGTGAATTATACTTGAAAACTACTCAGGTGCTTCAGGGATTTAAGCTATGCTTGTGAAGTTAGATTCTTGACTAAAGGTTTGGTATATCCGAAGTTGTGTGGCACGATGCAGTGGCATTAGCAAAACCTTGTGATTATGATCTGTGTGCTCTGGTTGTCCGATTGTACCTCTTTTTGGCGGCAATCTGATTGAAGGGTTCTGAAGATTTTTTGGGTTGCGGCAGGACTTGAGGGGGGACTGTTGTGATGGGGAAGGGCTCGAAGAACTATTGCAAGTCGGCCTCTCACAGGCTTTTCAAGGACAAGGCAAAGAACCGAGTGGACGATCTGCAGGGGATGTTCATGGATCTGCAATTTGCTAGGAAGGAGAGCCGCAACGTTGATGTTGCGGTCCTTGAGGAGCAAGTCCATCAAATGCTTCGTGAATGGAAAGCTGAGCTGAACGAGCCCTCTCCTGCGTCGTCTTTGCAACAAGTCAGCTTCTCATCTGCATCGCCCGTTTTTACTTCATATGTCACCTTCCTGATCTTGTCCATTTAACTTTTCAtgttgaaaattctattgattgaTGCAAATGTGTCAAAAGAGTTCAAATCCAAGTTAAATGAACTGGGATTATTGTTCAGTTGCTTTTGACTTTCATTGGAGGACATGCAGTCTAATTGCGAGAGAAAACAGTTTGTGCATGATCCTGCGAAGAATTGAGTCCTGGTAGGGGCCCTTTATATTTCCTTTTGGTATAAAACCAGAGAGTCATTAAACCTATATCTTTGGTGCACGACAAATTTTGCAAATGGAACTGGGTTTTAATGCTGTGTCCTGATGGGCTGTCTGGCAAGTTATGCTGAATAATTGTATTTTGATTGCTTGCTTGCAGTTTGCTGCATccatttttgaaattatgttGAGAAGCTGTCTCCTTTATTTGATGGCTACAGGGCGGTAGTTTTGCCTCCTTCTCATCAGATATATGTAGATTGCTGCAACTatgtgaggaagaagatgatgcaacTAGTGCATTAACTGCACCCAAGCCAGAGCCAAATGATCAAAACCTAAATGTTGGAGATGGCACAAGCTTGCCAGAGGTGCTTCCTCCTTAACTTGTTGTGCAGTAAGCTTTTATGTTGACAATATGCTCCATGTAAGTTGAAGTGTTACCCTATCAATCACTCCTTCAAACATAGTAAATATCTTTCAACAACATGTTCCTCTTATGCTTACGTCTGCTGAATTTACTGAGGTTCATGTGATCCAAGAGGATCTTATTTCACTTTAGTTTATTTTTGGCCCTGCAACTTCTGATGTGACTTTATGCTCATCTGCCGAATGCTTCCTTTTGTGGTTCACTTTGttcttttaatcatttgttGCTTTGTTAATATCCTGCTCCTTTGCATAACCTGCTTGGAGACTTCATTGACCAGATCACTGAGATTAGACGATCTAGATCTCTTCATCTCATTTGAAGCACTCGTACACTGAAAGCTCATTGACAATTTGAATGCATGATGGGCTCCGTTTGATGTTATGCAAGAAAATACATGCAGAGCAGTTAGCCAAAAAAAGGTTTGCAAACGTCAGTCaaaagaaatttcatgttttgtaAACCTCCCAAAGAGGGATGATGGATTATGGTCACTTGTTATATACTAGTTTTCTTAGAATTCATTGTTTCTCCGAGAGTTGGCACAGCACTAAATGGGAATAATGGGAGATAAAGGGGGTTCATGAGGCACTTCTTGCATAAGCAGAGCAACTTGTTAAAGTTTGCTCATAAGAAGTCTTTTACACAAttgagcgctctctctctctctctctctctctctctctcacacacacacacacacacacacacacacacacaaaacacTCACACATGCAAAACTTCTGCTGATTTTCTGGCAAATATTACACACTCAACCTTACCTAATTAAATGTCTCGAGTTCATTTTAAAACTGAAGTTATGTCTGGTGAGATTAAAGTGACCCTCATGTTTGATCATAAGTGATCCTGCAGCAGTGATACCTATTTGGAAATCGTGAAAATGATATGAACAATTTTCTACTTTCTAGATCTCAGGGATCTTCCAATCCTAAGTGCCAGATTAGGATTTTAAACAATGCTCAAGATTCTATGTCATGCTTTGTAGTACTCCTTTTGTTTTACATGCTAACTTGCTGAGGCTTGAGCATCATCTCAGGCAGTGTTCATAAATGACCAGTTAAAATCATTGTGTTCTTATCTCTGTGCCATGAGAATTCATGGTAGATTCTGATTGGGGATAGTAGTCGTTCTTGATGCAGTCTATTGCTGATTTTCACACTGAGTTCATCATATGAAATGACTTAAGAGTTTGAAATGGTGTATTCATCTTTTTCAGGGATTTAATGGCAAGCAGAGGCCACAGAAACGCTGCTTCCCATCTGCGGATCAGTGCAAGGACTCCCATCTTGGTATTGGTGCTGCAGCAATAGACAATGTAGATGGCATCGGCAGCTTGGAACAGCTTCAGTTTGGATTGAATCAAGGATTCAACCAAAGTTACTATGATAACTACAACGGCACAGGTTTTGGTGGAGAGGATACAATGCCTCATGTTGCCAACTGTCTACCAAGTATTTGCCCTCCACCTTCAGCCTTTCTGGGCCCCAAATGTGCTCTCTGGGATTGCCCAAGGCCTGCTCAAGGTTTGGTATGGTGTCAGGACTACTGCAGTAGCTTTCACGGTGCTCTAGCGTTAAATGAGGGCCCACCGGGCATGAGCCCAGTTCTCCGACCAGGGGGAATTGGTCTAAAAGATGGGCTTCTTTTTGCTGCTCTTAGTGCCAAGGCCCAAGGGAAAGATGTTGGCATCCCAGAATGTGAGGGAGCTGCAACTGCTAAGTCTCCTTGGAATGCACCTGGTAAACTCATAGTTCGTGTTTTTCTCTCATTTAGTTTTGTTGCGGTTCACAGTTCTCTTCTGGGGCTATGTATTCCCAGGCGATAGATGATGTAccttttttaggttttttaattGCCTGGATTTTGTCTTTTATGATTGCAGATCTTTTTGACCTCTCGGTTCTTGAGGGTGAGACTATTAGGGAATGGCTATTTTTTGACAAGCCTCGCAGAGCATTTGAAAGTGGCAATAGAAAGCAGAGGTCTTTACCTGACTACAGCGGCCGTGGTTGGCATGAGTCTCGGAAGCAAGTCATGAATGAGTTTGGAGGGCTGAAAAGGTCTTATTATATGGATCCACAACCGCTGAATCACTTTGAGTGGCATCTCTATGAGTATGAGATCAACAAGTATGATGCTTGTGCCTTGTACAGATTGGAACTGAAGCTTGTTGACGGGAAGAAGAATCCAAAGGGTAGGGTAGCAAATGATTCTCTTGCTGATCTTCAGAAACAGATGGGAAGGCTGACAGCTGAGTTCCCTCCTGACAATAAGCGCTCTGTTAAGGGGAGAACCAAAGCTAATTCAAAGGATAGTGTTGGATACATTTATTCGGATCAGAATCACGGTGCAGCGGCAAATGAAGTAGTTGACTATGGATTGGTTTCTCCATATGATTATCTTGTGGAGAACAAAGGTGAATATTACGTGACGTAAGGGAAGGTGGACGAAGAAGCTGATCTTCTCGGTCTTTTCTGCATTAGCCTAAGCATTTTATCTTGGGCTGCAATGGAGCTAACTCTTTTGCTGCTTGCACCAAGTCTGAAGTACCTACAGACAATAAGATCaactaaacctcaaaatttttttggggtcatgCGGAGAGATCCATAAACTGATGTACATTCTAACCTCTGGAATATTAACCTGTCCTTAATCTTTGACCAAATATGCTGCATCAGAGACTAGAAAATGGATGGTGGGCACCTTAAGGTTATGGATTGGTGGCCATTCCTTGATATCTTGCTCAAAATCATTTTATAGATCTGTTGAGAAATTGTGCTTGTGTTAAGATCTATAGGATACATCATAGTACATGTTCTCCTACTGTCGTGATTGACGTTCTACATATGAAATCTATCATCATTTTCAAGTGAATTGCCTATGCGATTTGGGTGGTGATCTATGTTTCTGAAGCTTTCTATTTGTGGTTTTCTACATATACAGATGTATGTTCTGTCGCGACGGTCCATGTTTCGTATAGTGAACAGGTAACTACGGGCGATCCAAATAGTAAAAGCATTTGAGATAATCTAGTAAGCAATGAGCACAGCCTCGCATGTGAAGTGAAGTGGTCGGAAGCATCTGATTCCTTGTACGATTCTCTCGTTCATCTTGTTTTGTCTGTCTGTCTATGTGGTGTGAACTCCCAAAAGATTATTCAGAGCCAGATAGAGTCTTAGGAATGAGAATGATGGCTGAAGCATCGCCTTGGGCCCTTTTCAAATGTTGCTTCTTTCTTGAGAATATTAGGACACTCTGCATAGGTTTTCCTCTGGGTCCTGTCTTACCATATTTTAAATTCGATGCGATTGGTTGTCCACATGGTATGAAGATTGGATGGTGGAATGAATCCTGCAGGTTTCTTTTCAGTAAATGGCATCCAATACAAACTCTTGTCTGAGATATATGTAATTTAGTGAATCTTAGTATACAAGAAGGTgggaaaatcccaaaaatatatatatatatatatatatatatatatatatatatatattaaacatattgcaattgtgtcaattgaattctaaattttttgcatttgtgtcaatttaatccatttgaCCGGtcgatgctgacgtggacgttaGCCGATATtaatgtgataatttttaataatattttaatatattttttaaaatgtatttatttattttttaaaaattttagttttcttactttcttttttttgttctccttgCGCCAATCGGATCGGCGAGGGGCTGCGGGCCATTAGAGAGGCCAGCGCAATTGTTGGGCGAGCTCGGCTTCGCCTAGCCAGGGCGAGGTCGATTTTGGCAGCTCTTGCCTCTTGCTTgctagaggaaggagaagaaaaagaaaaaaatcaataaagaaataaataatacaaaaaCATCAAGATATTATCAAAAGTTAGTCACATCAGTGCAGCCAACTCAAAGTTAGTccgatgaactaaattggcataaatataaaagatttagaattaaattggcaaaaaaaaaattaggactgaattagcataattacaatagatttaagactttttttttggtgattttccccTTAAAAGATAGTATTGCTGTTCTCTTTGGGAATAAGTCCATGCAAATTAAAGGGAAGCCAAAATTATACGAGGCAATGACATGGGCggtctatgaattttttttttttattgctcgaTGTGAttgttgaactttttattgtttagcGTTGTCTTTAAACCTTCAAATTCAAACAATGTAGTTCGTTCGCTAAAATTTTCAACAGCATCAGTTACCACCGCCATAATccttgtttgttctttttttttttttggggtcggaaATCCTTGTTTGTTTAttaacaaacaaataaattctttttattcacttgtatttttcataattgtttgaattcccattttttttcttttgtaatcaCTCCATCCAAACTAACTGAGTTTGGCTGAAAACTGTAGCAAGCCATGTGCCCTAGTGGACAGTCATGCGGCTTAGAGTTGCGTTGCGCGATGGGCGACATCGTCGACGGCAAACGAGCACCACCTGCGGCAGCTCTCttcaccctctctctcctccttcgacacttttctgtttcttctctGATTTTCTTTCTAATGTCTCTTCCTTTCATCACTCTTTAGGTAGTAATCAAGCCGGGAGTGTTTTAGATCCACCAAAACCCACAGGTAGTTGGGCTATAATACATCAACCTATCTTAACTTACTCTTAAATTTTCAGACAGCCCGTAAATCATTCACCCATTCAATTCGAGTCCAATGCCCAATTTTAATGCATTCACGAGTGCACAGGCCAGCATGTAAACCAATTCAAGCCCTAGAAGCAAACTCCTTTACTCTTTAAATGTACAGGAAAAAAATTACCTGTCTTTCGACTCTATATGAGAGAAACCAAGCGTCCATCTAGTTGCAgagaatattttcaagtttcgTGACCTGAAAATTTTGACAGAACTACTCACTTTCATTGGAGTGCGTGTGCATCAGAGAGAGATGATTTTCACGACCTAAAGTGTATGCACCATGAACTTTGTAATCTCAACATCATAACAGTTCGTTTGGCATATACGATCAGAGTATTGGGTCAGACGAGTAATGCCTGCAGTTGGCGTCAGTTAATTGCGCCAATACACCCTCATCATGGTGTCCTTAACTCGGATAATACTCTGGAACAACTAAAACTGTATGATACGGACATGGTTCATATGTAATGCCACTGGGAACCTAATTACAGACTGGAAGGGCTACTAGTCATTTGCATCAGACCCTGAATGCTCCTGGGCATCAAAGCTTCAGCCTAAGCACCATCATCTTCCACGTTGTTGACCCGTTCGCATTCATCGATCCATTCGCTGTATCTGAAAGTTTGCAAGGTGTGTATAAGACATGAGAGAGACATTTGAAAGAACTATAAAGGGATTCTGGGCAAACGAACTTACATGTCTATTGCCTCGGTTAAAGCTGCAAACACAGAGAGAAGACAATAGAGTCAGTACAAATTCGGGACGCCCCTCAAAGCACATGATCAGTCACTTTCACGACAACTCTGACCAGATGAACTACAACCGAAAAGGCTGTCCTAACAAAGAAGCAAATTAAAGGATTTGCATAAGTATGGGGAACACTATAAGTTCCCACACCTGTCTTATGCTTACCCATACAAAAGTATAGGCATGAGACATTACCTGTAATtgtagtgctaaaactttcttGGCATATCCCGCATACAGCTTCACCAATTAAGTTCTTCATATCACTGAAACCACAAATATGCAGAAAGTCATAAAATCACTCTCGCCAAATCATACCTCATTGTAAGCAGCCTTGCTTATTGCAGTTACAATGAATTCTGAATCCAAAGTTTCTCATAGCCTATTCCTATCTTTCTACCTCCCACCTATA
This sequence is a window from Rhodamnia argentea isolate NSW1041297 chromosome 3, ASM2092103v1, whole genome shotgun sequence. Protein-coding genes within it:
- the LOC115756624 gene encoding transcription factor VOZ1, encoding MGKGSKNYCKSASHRLFKDKAKNRVDDLQGMFMDLQFARKESRNVDVAVLEEQVHQMLREWKAELNEPSPASSLQQGGSFASFSSDICRLLQLCEEEDDATSALTAPKPEPNDQNLNVGDGTSLPEGFNGKQRPQKRCFPSADQCKDSHLGIGAAAIDNVDGIGSLEQLQFGLNQGFNQSYYDNYNGTGFGGEDTMPHVANCLPSICPPPSAFLGPKCALWDCPRPAQGLVWCQDYCSSFHGALALNEGPPGMSPVLRPGGIGLKDGLLFAALSAKAQGKDVGIPECEGAATAKSPWNAPDLFDLSVLEGETIREWLFFDKPRRAFESGNRKQRSLPDYSGRGWHESRKQVMNEFGGLKRSYYMDPQPLNHFEWHLYEYEINKYDACALYRLELKLVDGKKNPKGRVANDSLADLQKQMGRLTAEFPPDNKRSVKGRTKANSKDSVGYIYSDQNHGAAANEVVDYGLVSPYDYLVENKGEYYVT
- the LOC115756630 gene encoding transcription elongation factor 1 homolog, producing MGKRKSRAKPPPKKRTDRLDTVFSCPFCNHGTSVECRLDMKNLIGEAVCGICQESFSTTITALTEAIDIYSEWIDECERVNNVEDDGA